A window of bacterium genomic DNA:
TGACGCATGTTGAGCTGGATCCGCAGATTCATCAGCTCTTCCGACTTCTCGCGCACCCGGTTCTCGAGTTCCTCGACGGCCAGGTCGCGCAGATCGTGGGCCTTCTTCATGTCTTATTCCCCTCCGCGGCTGATGACCCGCGTCTTGAACGGCAGCTTCGCCGCACCCAGGGCCAGCGCTTCCTTGGCCAGCGCCAGGTCCACGCCGCTGATCTCCATGAGGACCCGACCCGGGCGCACGACGGCCACCCAGTACTCGGGCGCGCCCTTGCCCTTGCCCATGCGGGTCTCGGCCGGCTTCAGCGTGATCGGCTTGTCCGGGAAGACCCGGATCCAGACCTGGCCGACGCGCTTCATCCGGCGCGTGACGGCGATACGAGTGGCCTCCAGCTGGCGGCTGGTCAGCCAGCCCGCACCGACGGCCTGCAGGCCGTAGTCCCCGAAGGCCACCGTGGCGCCACGCGTGGCCACGCCGCGGACGCGGCCCTTGAACATCTTCCGGTACTTTGTGCGCTTCGGCATCAACATGGCTCGTCGACCTCTTCTTCCGCGCGATGGCGCCGGGCGCCGCCGCTTCCGTTGCTCGGTTGACCGGGGGCGCGTGCGCCGCTAGGCCCGCTGCTCCACGACCTGCTTGCGCAGGGATTCCTTGAACTCGGCCGGGAAGATCTCGCCCTTGCAGATCCAGACCTGCACACCGATCGCACCGTACGGGGTCCGCGCCGTGGCCACGCCGTAGTCGATGTCCGCGCGCAGCGTGTGCAGGGGCACACTGCCGTCGTGATAGGACTCGACGCGGGCGATCTCGGCGCCGCCCAGGCGGCCGGCGCAACGGATCTTGATGCCCTTGGCGCCCATGCGCATCGCCGTGGCGATGGACTTCTTCATGGCGCGACGGAAGGCGACGCGGCCCTCGAGCTGCGCCGCGATGTGGTCGGCCACCAGCGGCGCGCTGAGCTCGGGCTTCTTGACCTCTTCGACGTCCAGCTTGACGTTCTTGCCGATCATCTTCTGGAGCTCGGCACGGAGCTGGTCCGCCTTGGTGCCCTTCTTGCCGATCACGACGCCGGGGCGGCTGGTCGCCACGATGATGATGACCTTCTCGCGGAAGCGCTTGATCTTGATCGATTCCACGCCCGCCGCGCCGACGCGCGCCTGCACGTACTTGCGCACCAGAAGGTCCTCGTTCAACCAGTCGGCGAAATGCCGCTCGTTGAACCAGGTGGCATTCCAGTCCTTCACGATTCCCAGCCGGAACCCGATCGGATGTGTCTTCTGACCCATGGTCTTCCTTCCTCAGCGCCGTTCCGCCTGACGCCCCTCGGGGCGGCGCGGTCCAGCTCGGCTTCCCACTGGCGGCCAGGCCGCCGTTCATCACGCAATCAGACGTCGGCCGCCACCGTGATATCGATGTGCGCGGTCCGCTTGAAGATGCTGTAGGCCCTGCCCTGCGACCGCGGACGGATCCGCTTCATGGTCGGGCCCTCGTCGATCTTGATTTCCTTCACGTACAGCCGCGAGTCCGGCAGCGGATGCTCGCCGTCGTCCTTGAAGCGGACGTTGGCGGCGGCCGAGAGCATGACCTTGCGCAGGATGGGCGAAGCCTTCTTCTGCGTCAGGGCGAGGATGCTCAGCGACTCCGCCACACTCTTCCCCCGGATCAGGTCGGCGACCAGCCGCGCCTTGCGGGGCGAGAGGCGGATGTGGTGGGCTGTGGCTCGTGCCTCCATCGAGATACCTCCGCTACTTCTTCTTGCTGGTGTGCCCGCGGTACGTGCGCGTGGGGGCGAACTCGCCCAGCTTGTGCCCGACCATGTTCTCCTGCACGTAAACCGGCACGAACTGCTTGCCGTTGTGCACGGCGATCGTGTGCCCGAGGAACTCGGGGGCGATCGTCGAGCGCCGCGACCAGGTCTTGATGACCCGCTTCTCGCCGCGGCCGTTCAGGGCCTCGACCTTGGTCAAAAGGGCTTCCTGGATGAAGGGCCCCTTCTTGATCGAACGCGCCATAACTCCAAACCTTCCTTTGCTTAGCCCTTGGCCTTGCGGCGCCGCACGATGAAGTTGTCCGACGGCTTCTTCTTACGCGTCTTGTAACCCTTGGTGGGCTGGCCCCAGGGCGTCACCGGGTGGCGACCGCCGCTGGTGCGGCCTTCGCCGCCGCCGTGCGGGTGGTCAACCGGGTTCATGGCCACGCCGCGGACCGTCGGGCGGATGCCCAGCCAGCGCGAGCGCCCGGCCTTGCCGCTGACGACGTTCTCGTGCTCGGCGTTGCCGACTTCACCGATGGTGGCGTAGCAGCGCTTGTGCACCATGCGCACTTCGCCGCTCGGCAGGCGCAGCGTGACGTACTCGCCTTCCTTCGCCATGACCTGCGCGAACGAACCGGCGCTGCGGGCCATCTGGCCGCCCTTGCCCAGGTTCAGCTCGATGTTGTGCACCATCGTGCCCAGGGGGATGCGCTCGAGCGGCAGGGCGTTGCCCGTGTTGAACGACGCGTCCGGCCCGGCGACGATCTCGGCGCCCACTTCCAGCCCCTTGGGCCAGATGATGTAGCGCTTCTCGCCGTCGAGGTAGTGCAGCAGGCAGATGCGGGCGCTCCGGTTCGGATCGTACTCGATGCTGAACACCTTGGCCGGCACATTGTGCTTGTTGCGCTTGAAGTCGATCCGACGGTACTGCCTCTTGTGGCCGCCACCCTTGTGCCGCACCGTGATGCGGCCGAAGTTGTTGCGGCCACCGGTGCGCGGCAGCGGCTCGAGAAGCGACTTCTCGGGTTCGCTGCGCGTGATCTCGGCGAAGTCCGCAACCGTCCGGAACCGCTGGGTCGGCGTCACGGGCTTGAGTTTCCTGATAGCCATTCCTGGCGCCTCCCGTTAGACGATCTCGAAGAGGTCGATGGAGTCATCCTTGGCCAGCGTCACGACGGCTTTCTTCCAGTCCGCCCGCTTGCCCTCGTGGCGCCCCATGCGCTTGATCTTGCCGCGGTAGTTCATGGTCCGCACCGACGTGACCTTGACACCGAAGAAATGCTCGACGGCCTGGCGGATCTCCAGCTTGTTGGCTGCGACCGCGACCTCGAAGTAGTACTGGTTATGCGCTTCGCGCATGTCGGTGCCCCGCTCGGTGATGAGGGGCCGGACGATGACTCTGCTCAGGTCCTTCATTTCCCGAACACCTCCTCGGCGCCCGCAAGGGCCTTCTGGGTGAAGACCACGTTGTCGGCCCACAGGATCGTGTAGGCGTTCAGTTCGCTGGAGCGCAGCACGCGCACACCGCGCAGGTTCCGCGTCGACTTCCAGATGGTGTGTCCATCGGGCTCGACGACGAACAGGGTGTGGCGGCCGGGCAGCTCCATGGCTGCGAACAGGGCGGCCATCTTCGACGTCTTCGGAGCATCGAGGCGCAGGTCCTCGACCACCGTCACGCGCTCGGCGCCGGCGCGGTCACTCAGGGCGCTGGTGAGCGCCTTGCGCTTGACCTTGCGCTGCACCTTGTAGCCGTAGTCGCGCGGATGCGGGCCGAAGGCCACGCCGCCGCCCACCCGGGTCGGGCTCTTGGCATCGCCGGCGCGGGCGCGGCCCGTGCCCTTCTGCTTGTAGAGCTTCTTGCCCGAGAAATCGACCTCGGCGCGCGTCTTGGTGTCGTGCGTCCCCTGGCGCTGGTTGGCCAGGTAATTGCGCACGACTTCGTACAGGGACTGCTTGTGAACGGGCTGCGCAAACAGAGAGGCGGGGAGTTCCACCGTCCCCTTCTGCTTGCCGTCACCGTCGAAGAGTCTTGCCGTTGCCATGTGCTTACCTCGTCCGTTCTTCTTTTCCGGTCCGCCGGTCCCGTTCCGCGACTAACGGCTGGGCCGGATGAAAACGATTCCGTTCGTGGCGCCGGGCACGCTGCCCTTGACCAGCAGAAGGTTCCGCTCCTGGTCGATCGCGACGACCGTCAGGTTCTTCTTCGTCTGCTGCTTGTTACCCATCTGACCCGACATGGCCTTGCCCGGCAGCACGCGGCCGGGGAAGGTGTGCATGCCGATCGAGCCCGGGTCACGCACGTTCTTCGAACCGTGAGCCGCGGGGCCGCGGTGGTGACCATGGCGCTTGATGCCGCCCTGGAAACCCTTGCCCTTCGTCACGCCGGTCACATCGACCCGCGCGACCTCCGTCAGCACCGAGACGCCGACGGTCTGGCCCAGCTTGAACGCGTGGCCTCCGTCGTCCATCCGGAACTCATGCACCGTCCGCAGAGGGTCGGAGCCTGCCTTGCGGAAATGCCCCTGCATGGGCATCGGGGTGTTCTTGGGCTTCTTGGTACCGAAACCCAGCTGGATGGCGCTGTAGCCGTCACTGTTCAGGTCCTTGACCTGCGTGACGACGCACGGCCCGGCCTGGATGACCGTGACGGGCACACTGCGGCCGTCCTCCTGGAAGGTCCGGGTCATGCCCAGCTTTTTGCCGATCAGTCCGATCATTGTCGTTTGCTCCCTTGCCGCCGCCTGCTGTGCGGTATCAGACCCTGATCTCGACGTCCACGCTGGCCGGGAGGGACAGCTTCTTGAGGAATTCCGTCGTCTGCGGCGTCGAATTTTCGATCTCGATGAGCCGCTTGTGGATCCGCATCTCGAACTGCTCGCGGGACTTCTTGTCCACGTGCGGCGAACGCAGGACCGTGTAGATGGACTTCCGGGTGGGCAGCGGGATCGGCCCACGGACCAGTGCGCCCGTCTTCAGCGCCGTCGAGACGATGATCTCGGCGGAGCGGTCGAGGACGGCCGGCTCGTAGGCCCTCAGCCTGATCTTGATCTTCTGTCGTGCCACTTCGTTCTCCTTGGCGATGGCTACTCCAGCGTCGCCGCCGGCATCGTTCTTCGTCTGCCGCGGCGCCTGCTCGCCGTTCGCTTTTCTCACCGCTCAATCGGCCCGCCAGCGGCGGGCCGTTCCATCGATGCGTCCTACTTGAAGATCTTCGCGACGACGCCGGCGCCCACCGTACGACCACCCTCGCGGATGGCGAAACGAAGGCCCTCTTCCATCGCGATCGGCGTGTGCAAGTCCACCACGATCTTGATGTTGTCGCCGGGCATGACCATCTCCACGCCCTCGGGCAGCTCGGTGTTGCCCGTCACGTCCGTCGTCCGGAAGTAGAACTGCGGACGGTAACCCGTGAAGAACGGAGTGTGGCGGCCACCCTCCTCCTTCGTCAGGATGTAGACCTCGGCCTCGAACTTCGTGTGAGGCGTCACCGAGCCCGGCTTGCAGATCACCATGCCGCGCTCGACGTCTTCCTTCTTCATGCCGCGAAGCAGAAGACCCACGTTGTCGCCGGCCTGGCCCTCGTCCAGGATCTTCCGGAACATCTCAACGCCCGTGCACACCGTGTTCTGCGTGTCACGGATGCCCACCAGCTCGATCTTCTCGCCGGTCTTCACCATGCCGCGCTCGATACGACCGGTCGCCACCGTGCCACGGCCCGAGATGGAGAACACGTCCTCCACCGGCATCAGGAACGGCTTGTCCAGCTGGCGCTCCGGCAGCGGGATGTAGCTGTCGAGGGCGTCGATCAGGTCGAAGATGCACTTCGCCTCCGGGCTGTCGGCGTCGCCGCTCTCGAGCGCCTTGAGCGCCGAGCCGCGGATGATCGGCGTCTTGTCGCCGGGGAATTCGTACTGGTCCAGCAGCTCGCGGACCTCGAGTTCCACCAGGTCCAGCAGCTCCTCGTCGTCCACCATGTCCACCTTGTTCAGGAAGACGATGATGTACGGCACGCCCACCTGACGGGCCAGCAGGATGTGCTCGCGCGTCTGGGGCATGGGGCCGTCACTGGCCGAAACCACCAGCACCGCGCCGTCCATCTGCGCCGCGCCCGTGATCATGTTCTTCACATAGTCGGCGTGGCCCGGGCAGTCGACGTGCGCGTAGTGGCGCGTCTTGCTCTGGTACTCCACGTGGGCGGTCGCGATCGTGATGCCGCGAGCCTTCTCTTCCGGAGCCTTGTCGATCTGGTCGAACGGCACGTAGTCGGCCAGACCCTTCTTCGAGAGGATCTCCGTGATCGCCGCCGTCAGCGTCGTCTTGCCATGGTCCACGTGGCCGATCGTGCCGACGTTAACGTGGTCCTTCGTGCGTTCGAATTTCGCGCGTGCCATTCCTGGCTACCTCCTGATTGAGGCTTTCGGACCGGCGGGCCGGCCTCAAGCTCCCGCGTACAGCCGCATGATTTCCGCGGCGATCCGGTCCGGCACCTTGTCGTACCGAGCCAACTGCATCGAAAACACGCCCCGCCCCTGCGTCAGCGACCGCAGCTGCGTCGCGTAACCGAACATCTCCACGAGCGGGACGTCGGCGTGGATGACCTGGTCGGTGCGCCGCTGCTCCATGCCGGAAACCCGGCCGCGCCGCGAGCTGAGATGCCCGGTGACGTCGCCGAGAAACTCGGCCGGCACCGCGATCTCCACCGCCATCACGGGCTCCAGGAGCGCCGGCGCCGCCGCCTTGGCCCCGTCCCACAACGCACCCACTGCGGCGTTGCGGAAGCCCATCTCCGTGGACTGCCCTTCCTGGAACCGGCCGCCCGTGAGGGCGATCTGCAGGTCCACCAGGGGGTAGCCCGCCAGCACACCGGTTTCGCAGGCCTGGCGCGCCGACTGATCCACGAACGGGACGAACTCGGCCGGGATCGTGCCCGGTTTTGTCTCGTCGACGAACACGATCCCGGTGCCGTAGCCGCCGGGGCGGATCGTCAGCTCGACTTCGGCGAAGTTCGACTTGCCGGCGAGCTCGCGCTCGAACTGACCCTTCTGGACGACCTGCCGCGTCACCGTCTCGCGATACGCGACCTGCGGCCGGCCGGTGGCGCATGCCACCTTGTGCTCGCGCTGCAGGCGGTCGACCATGATCTCCAGGTGCAGCTCGCCCATGCCCCAGATCACCTGTTGTCCGCTGTCCGGATCGCGCCGGACGTGGAACGTGGGATCTTCGTCGGCCAAAGCCTGCAGGGCATCCCCGAGCTTGTCCTGGTCGGCCTTCGTCCGCGGTTCGATCGCCATGTAGATGACCGGTTCCGCGAACGCGACCTTATCCAACAGCAGCGGGTGTTCCAGCACCGTCAGCGTATCGCCGGTGCGGATCTCCTTGAAGCCCACGGCAGCCACGATGTCGCCGGTCCGGGTCTCGGTCACGTCTTCGCGCTTGTCCGCGTGCATCCGCAGCAGGCGCTGGATCCGTTCCCGCTTTCCCGTCGCGACATTGAGCACCGTCTTGCCTGCGCTCAAGGTCCCGCTGTACACCCTCAGGAACGCCAGCCGGCCCGCGAAGGGATCGGCCAGGATCTTGAAGGCCAGGGCTGCGAACGGCTCGTCGTCGTCCGGGCGCCTGACCTGCTCTTCCTCCCCGTCCCTTCCCGAACCTCTGATGGCCGGGCGATCCAGGGGCGAAGGCAGGTAATCCACAATGGCGTCGAGGATCTCCTGGACACCCTTGTTCTTCAAAGCCGACCCGCAGAAGACCGGCACCAGTTCGCCGGCCAGCGTGGCCCGCCGGAGCCCCGCGCGGATCTGCTCCACGCTCGGCTCCTGCTCGGCCAGATAGAGCTCCATCAGCTCCTCGTCGGCCTCGCTGACCTTCTCGATCAACTCGAGTCGCGCCATCTGCGCGTCGTCGAGGAGTTCCGGCGGGATCTCGCCCACCGTGAAGGTCGCTCCCAGGTCGGCTTCGTTCGGCCAGCGCGCCGTCATCGCCAGAAGGTCGATGATCCCGCGGAAGCCGTCCTCGGCCCCGATCGGCAGGTTCACGGGCACCGGTCTGGCGCCGAGGCGCTCGACCATGCTCTGGACCGCCCTTCCGAAGTCCGCCCCCATCCGGTCCATCTTGTTGATGAACGCGATGCGGGGGACCGAATAGCGATCCGCCTGCCGCCAGACGGTCTCGGACTGGGGCTCGACCCCGCCGACGCCGCAGAACACCGCTACGGCCCCGTCCAGCACCCTCAGGCTGCGTTCCACCTCGGCGGTGAAATCCACGTGGCCCGGGGTATCGATGATGTTGATCCGGTACTCACGCCAGGCGCAGGTCGTGGCCGCGGACATGATCGTGATGCCGCGTTCCCGTTCCTGCTCCATGTAGTCCATCTGGGTGGCGCCGTCATCCACATCCCCGGGGCGATGCACGCGCCCGGTGTAGTAGAGGATCCGCTCCGTCGTCGTCGTCTTCCCGGCGTCGATGTGAGCCATGATCCCGATGTTCCGGATCATGTTCAGAGCGACTTCGCGAGACACCGTCGACTCCCTGCGGTGGCGGCTGCCCCTTTTCCAGGCCGAAGCCCAGTCGGGACATACCCAGCACGAACCTGCGTGCG
This region includes:
- a CDS encoding 50S ribosomal protein L29, with protein sequence MKKAHDLRDLAVEELENRVREKSEELMNLRIQLNMRQLDNPLRVRQTRREIAVLRTVINQKKAR
- the rplP gene encoding 50S ribosomal protein L16 encodes the protein MLMPKRTKYRKMFKGRVRGVATRGATVAFGDYGLQAVGAGWLTSRQLEATRIAVTRRMKRVGQVWIRVFPDKPITLKPAETRMGKGKGAPEYWVAVVRPGRVLMEISGVDLALAKEALALGAAKLPFKTRVISRGGE
- the rpsC gene encoding 30S ribosomal protein S3, which translates into the protein MGQKTHPIGFRLGIVKDWNATWFNERHFADWLNEDLLVRKYVQARVGAAGVESIKIKRFREKVIIIVATSRPGVVIGKKGTKADQLRAELQKMIGKNVKLDVEEVKKPELSAPLVADHIAAQLEGRVAFRRAMKKSIATAMRMGAKGIKIRCAGRLGGAEIARVESYHDGSVPLHTLRADIDYGVATARTPYGAIGVQVWICKGEIFPAEFKESLRKQVVEQRA
- the rplV gene encoding 50S ribosomal protein L22 is translated as MEARATAHHIRLSPRKARLVADLIRGKSVAESLSILALTQKKASPILRKVMLSAAANVRFKDDGEHPLPDSRLYVKEIKIDEGPTMKRIRPRSQGRAYSIFKRTAHIDITVAADV
- the rpsS gene encoding 30S ribosomal protein S19 gives rise to the protein MARSIKKGPFIQEALLTKVEALNGRGEKRVIKTWSRRSTIAPEFLGHTIAVHNGKQFVPVYVQENMVGHKLGEFAPTRTYRGHTSKKK
- the rplB gene encoding 50S ribosomal protein L2 → MAIRKLKPVTPTQRFRTVADFAEITRSEPEKSLLEPLPRTGGRNNFGRITVRHKGGGHKRQYRRIDFKRNKHNVPAKVFSIEYDPNRSARICLLHYLDGEKRYIIWPKGLEVGAEIVAGPDASFNTGNALPLERIPLGTMVHNIELNLGKGGQMARSAGSFAQVMAKEGEYVTLRLPSGEVRMVHKRCYATIGEVGNAEHENVVSGKAGRSRWLGIRPTVRGVAMNPVDHPHGGGEGRTSGGRHPVTPWGQPTKGYKTRKKKPSDNFIVRRRKAKG
- the rplW gene encoding 50S ribosomal protein L23; the protein is MKDLSRVIVRPLITERGTDMREAHNQYYFEVAVAANKLEIRQAVEHFFGVKVTSVRTMNYRGKIKRMGRHEGKRADWKKAVVTLAKDDSIDLFEIV
- the rplD gene encoding 50S ribosomal protein L4, whose protein sequence is MATARLFDGDGKQKGTVELPASLFAQPVHKQSLYEVVRNYLANQRQGTHDTKTRAEVDFSGKKLYKQKGTGRARAGDAKSPTRVGGGVAFGPHPRDYGYKVQRKVKRKALTSALSDRAGAERVTVVEDLRLDAPKTSKMAALFAAMELPGRHTLFVVEPDGHTIWKSTRNLRGVRVLRSSELNAYTILWADNVVFTQKALAGAEEVFGK
- the rplC gene encoding 50S ribosomal protein L3 — translated: MIGLIGKKLGMTRTFQEDGRSVPVTVIQAGPCVVTQVKDLNSDGYSAIQLGFGTKKPKNTPMPMQGHFRKAGSDPLRTVHEFRMDDGGHAFKLGQTVGVSVLTEVARVDVTGVTKGKGFQGGIKRHGHHRGPAAHGSKNVRDPGSIGMHTFPGRVLPGKAMSGQMGNKQQTKKNLTVVAIDQERNLLLVKGSVPGATNGIVFIRPSR
- the rpsJ gene encoding 30S ribosomal protein S10 gives rise to the protein MARQKIKIRLRAYEPAVLDRSAEIIVSTALKTGALVRGPIPLPTRKSIYTVLRSPHVDKKSREQFEMRIHKRLIEIENSTPQTTEFLKKLSLPASVDVEIRV
- the tuf gene encoding elongation factor Tu codes for the protein MARAKFERTKDHVNVGTIGHVDHGKTTLTAAITEILSKKGLADYVPFDQIDKAPEEKARGITIATAHVEYQSKTRHYAHVDCPGHADYVKNMITGAAQMDGAVLVVSASDGPMPQTREHILLARQVGVPYIIVFLNKVDMVDDEELLDLVELEVRELLDQYEFPGDKTPIIRGSALKALESGDADSPEAKCIFDLIDALDSYIPLPERQLDKPFLMPVEDVFSISGRGTVATGRIERGMVKTGEKIELVGIRDTQNTVCTGVEMFRKILDEGQAGDNVGLLLRGMKKEDVERGMVICKPGSVTPHTKFEAEVYILTKEEGGRHTPFFTGYRPQFYFRTTDVTGNTELPEGVEMVMPGDNIKIVVDLHTPIAMEEGLRFAIREGGRTVGAGVVAKIFK
- the fusA gene encoding elongation factor G, producing MSREVALNMIRNIGIMAHIDAGKTTTTERILYYTGRVHRPGDVDDGATQMDYMEQERERGITIMSAATTCAWREYRINIIDTPGHVDFTAEVERSLRVLDGAVAVFCGVGGVEPQSETVWRQADRYSVPRIAFINKMDRMGADFGRAVQSMVERLGARPVPVNLPIGAEDGFRGIIDLLAMTARWPNEADLGATFTVGEIPPELLDDAQMARLELIEKVSEADEELMELYLAEQEPSVEQIRAGLRRATLAGELVPVFCGSALKNKGVQEILDAIVDYLPSPLDRPAIRGSGRDGEEEQVRRPDDDEPFAALAFKILADPFAGRLAFLRVYSGTLSAGKTVLNVATGKRERIQRLLRMHADKREDVTETRTGDIVAAVGFKEIRTGDTLTVLEHPLLLDKVAFAEPVIYMAIEPRTKADQDKLGDALQALADEDPTFHVRRDPDSGQQVIWGMGELHLEIMVDRLQREHKVACATGRPQVAYRETVTRQVVQKGQFERELAGKSNFAEVELTIRPGGYGTGIVFVDETKPGTIPAEFVPFVDQSARQACETGVLAGYPLVDLQIALTGGRFQEGQSTEMGFRNAAVGALWDGAKAAAPALLEPVMAVEIAVPAEFLGDVTGHLSSRRGRVSGMEQRRTDQVIHADVPLVEMFGYATQLRSLTQGRGVFSMQLARYDKVPDRIAAEIMRLYAGA